The proteins below are encoded in one region of Ricinus communis isolate WT05 ecotype wild-type chromosome 6, ASM1957865v1, whole genome shotgun sequence:
- the LOC8287475 gene encoding probable mannose-1-phosphate guanylyltransferase 1 has translation MKALILVGGFGTRLRPLTLSVPKPLVEFANKPMILHQIEALKAIGVTEVVLAINYQPEVMLNFLKEFEAKLGITITCSQETEPLGTAGPLALARDKLIDESGDPFFVLNSDVISEYPLKEMIEFHKAHGGEASIMVTKVDEPSKYGVVVMEESTGKVERFVEKPKIFVGNKINAGIYLLNPSVLDRIELKPTSIEKEVFPKIAADKQLFAMVLPGFWMDIGQPRDYITGLRLYLDSLRKKSSSRLANGAHVVGNVLIDETAKIGEGCLIGPDVAIGPGCVVESGVRLSRCTVMRGVRIKKHACISSSIVGWHSTVGQWARIENMTILGEDVHVCDEIYSNGGVVLPHKEIKSSILKPEIVM, from the exons ATGAAGGCACTGATTCTTGTTGGAGGGTTTGGGACACGTTTGAGGCCATTGACTCTCAGTGTTCCTAAACCACTTGTTGAATTTGCTAACAAACCTATGATCCTGCATCAG ATTGAGGCTCTTAAGGCCATTGGAGTTACTGAAGTGGTTTTGGCTATTAACTACCAACCAGAG GTGATGTTGAACTTTTTGAAGGAATTTGAGGCAAAGCTAGGAATTACAATCACATGCTCACAAGAGACTGAGCCGCTTGGCACTGCTGGTCCTTTGGCTCTGGCTAGGGACAAACTGATTGATGAATCTGGTGATCCATTTTTTGTTCTCAACAGTGATGTCATCAGTGAGTACCCACTTAAAGAAATGATAGAGTTCCACAAAGCCCATGGAGGGGAGGCTTCCATTATGGTGACCAAG GTGGATGAACCATCAAAATATGGTGTTGTGGTTATGGAAGAATCCACAGGGAAGGTTGAGAGATTTGTggaaaaaccaaaaattttTGTTGGCAACAAAATCAATGCTGGAATTTATCTGTTGAACCCATCTGTTCTAGATCGCATTGAACTGAAGCCAACCTCAATTGAGAAGGAGGTCTTCCCAAAAATTGCAGCTGATAAGCAGCTTTTTGCAATGGTCCTTCCAGGGTTTTGGATGGACATTGGACAGCCAAGAGATTACATTACTGGCCTGAGACTTTATCTAGATTCTTTGAGAAAGAAATCTTCATCCAGATTGGCCAATGGCGCCCATGTTGTGGGGAATGTTCTGATAGATGAGACTGCCAAAATTGGAGAGGGATGTCTGATTGGACCTGATGTTGCAATAGGTCCAGGCTGTGTTGTTGAGTCAGGAGTCAGACTCTCTCGTTGCACTGTGATGCGTGGCGTTCGCATCAAGAAGCACGCCTGCATATCCAGTAGCATTGTCGGGTGGCATTCTACTGTTGGGCAATGGGCTCGTATAGAGAACATGACAATCCTTGGAGAGGATGTCCATGTATGTGATGAAATTTACAGCAATGGGGGTGTGGTTTTGCCTCACAAAGAGATCAAATCAAGCATTTTGAAGCCGGAGATAGTTATGTGA